A window from Solanum stenotomum isolate F172 chromosome 7, ASM1918654v1, whole genome shotgun sequence encodes these proteins:
- the LOC125871628 gene encoding transcription factor DIVARICATA-like: MNREMGFLSPATYIKNSSWLFEENKETRWTPEENKVFEEALALFDKDTPDKWYNVAAMIPGKTVNDVIKQYRELVEDISDIEAGLIPVPGYTTSNSFTLEWVNNQDAFHGFKQFYGQSGKRGSSNRTSEHERKKGVPWTEEEHKQFLLGLKKYGKGDWRNISRNFVTTRTPTQVASHAQKYFIRQLSGGKDKRRSSIHDITVVNLTESKSTFPEDHKSAPSQQAQQHSKMNGMVKTLCEYNSPNQESDITFNSSSGGLMAMPFRGAPSYGLEHGMHNIALQGLQFGNYNTMC, from the exons ATGAATAGAGAAATGGGATTTCTATCCCCTGCAACATACATCAAGAATTCTAGCTGGTTGTTTGAGGAAAACAAGGAGACAAGATGGACACCTGAAGAGAACAAAGTGTTTGAAGAAGCACTTGCTTTATTTGATAAAGATACACCAGATAAATGGTATAATGTAGCAGCAATGATCCCTGGGAAAACAGTGAATGATGTGATCAAACAATATAGAGAATTGGTAGAAGATATTAGTGATATAGAGGCAGGGCTAATACCAGTACCTGGCTATACTACTAGTAATTCTTTCACATTAGAGTGGGTCAATAATCAAGATGCTTTTCATGGATTCAAGCAATTTTATGGTCAATCTGGGAAACGAGGCTCGTCGAATCGAACTTCTGAACATGAAAGGAAGAAAGGTGTGCCATGGACTGAAGAAGAGCACAA gCAATTTCTGCTGGGGCTGAAAAAGTATGGAAAAGGAGACTGGAGAAATATTTCACGCAATTTTGTGACCACAAGAACTCCAACTCAGGTAGCTAGCCATGCTCAGAAATACTTTATTAGGCAGCTTTCCGGTGGAAAAGATAAAAGGAGATCAAGCATACATGATATCACAGTTGTCAATCTTACGGAATCCAAGTCTACTTTCCCTGAGGATCATAAATCTGCCCCTTCTCAACAAGCACAACAGCATTCAAAAATGAATGGCATGGTAAAAACACTATGTGAGTATAATTCACCAAATCAAGAATCAGACATAACATTCAACTCATCAAGTGGTGGTCTGATGGCCATGCCTTTTCGAGGGGCTCCATCATATGGACTCGAGCATGGAATGCATAACATTGCTCTACAAGGTCTCCAGTTTGGTAACTACAATACTATGTGTTGA